Genomic window (Chionomys nivalis chromosome 7, mChiNiv1.1, whole genome shotgun sequence):
ttaaaccttactGGTGTTTTGCATGTacattatggtttctgattttatgttttataagatggtgtatatgtgtgtgtctacatatttctcattttcttgttagttttgttttattcttgttgGTGTTGTTAAtgaacatgtttttttaaaaagagaaagaaggtagagttggGGGGGCTAGGAGGATCTGGGAAAagataagcaaagaaaaactatgatcataatacattatataaaaaaaaaaaatacctgtgaGCCGGGTGGTAGcttcgcacacctttaatcctagcactcggcaggcagaggcaggtggatctctgtgagttcaaggccagcctggtctacaagagctagtttcaggacaggcaccaaacctacagagaaaccttttctcgaaaaaaactaaaaaaaaaaaaaaaaaacctgcaattaaaaaaaaaactaaaagaatactGTCAAACTGGGAGCGGCATAGGCATGTAgatctatctctgtgagtctgaagccaggcTGCTCCGTATACATAGCAAGTACCAAGGCAGGCAGGGTTACAGAATGAAACCACATCTCAAAAaaaagtccagcctggtctacagagttccaggacagccagagctactcagagaaacctgcctcagaacataataaagcttttcaaaAGACTCACTAAAGTTACTCCTCCCTTAACTGCAGGTGTCATGTCATCTGCCACGCATCAATGGCCTCGGCTTCCCAGCTATTAGAGTAACTGTAGCGTCTCCTGTCCCATCAGCACATGCGCTACACTGACCACGTAGCACAGctccaaagagaaaacacaaaccttTTGGTGAAGGAAAActgttttctgttcctttgcCAACAGGTGTTGCAGGCAGGGAGAGTGAAGCTTGGACAGCAGAATCCATCTTCTCACAGTCCAGAGTTGGGGAGCTGGGAGCAGACTTTCGGGTCACTTCTTGTTGTCGTTCCCGAACTGCTAGCTCTTGCCTTAAATCTGCAAAATGTTGACGACAAAAGCAGAACTCCTTACTAAAGGGAGCAAATTATCCTGCAAAGTTCCaactaaaatattataaaaatatttctcctaAGTTAGTAATTCTCAAAACAAACTTTCTATCTAAAAATGCTCATCTTGAAACAAAATTGCGAGCTCTATAATTTAAATAATCTGTTAGAATTTTAAAACATGGGCCAGTGAGTCTCAGTAGATTAAGGCAGCTGTTACCAAGCCTGACAGTCTGAATTCCATCCCTGAGACTGATGTGGTAGGCTGAGAGCACcaactcctacaagctgtcctccgACTCCCACATTCATGTAGTGGCACAAGCACATACACTTTAGAtaagtaaatattatttttaaagagaattttaaaatgttaacccTCAGAGAACAGTATTATGCCTAAAGGCAAAAAGAAATTAAtcaaggagggctggagagatggtttatcCACAGGACAAATTCAGTTCCCAATCCGTGTCAGActgctcacagctgcctataattctagctccagAATCACAAACTGATGTATGCAACCTGTATTCACAGTTGCATTGTTCACAAGAACAAGAGATGCAAGCAACCCCACAGACCActcatggaggaaaagaaaacaaatgtgtgCAATGGAATTTTTAATCcactttttcttaaaagaaaagaatgaacaaTTTTCCAAAACTTGTCCTCTACACTCCACACTCATGCCTTTGCACTCATGCAGACAGGTACAGGtgtagcacatacacacacaggtacatgcgagcatgcatgcacaaaaaaaagtaaaaaatttttaataattaaaaaaaaaagaaatactgaagctggagagatggctcataggttaagagcatcgcttgctcttccaaaggtcctgagttcaattcccagcaaccacatgatggctcataaccatctgtaatggggtctggtgccctcttctggcctgcaggcatacacacagacagaatattgtatacataaaaaaaaaagtttaaaaaaagaaaaaaagaaatactgccgggcggtggtggggcacgcctttaatcccagcactcgggaggcagaggcaggccgatctctgtgagttcgaggccagcctggtctacaagaattagttccaggacaggcttcaaaactacagagaaaccctgtctcgaaaaacaaaagaaagaaagaaagaaagaaagaaagaaagaaagaaagaaagaaagaaagaaagaaagaaagaaagagaaagaaatcctgTCACAACAACTTAAAGAAACCTTGAGGacaatacagaaaatgaaatcaagcagtcacataataaataactaaaactttttaaaaagtcaacaccagggggctggagagatggctcagtggttaagagcactggctgctcttccagaggtcctgagttcaattcccagcaactacatggtggctcacagccatctgtaatgagatctggtgccctcttctgacctgtaggcaTAATTGTAcgcataataaatacataaatctttaaaaaaaaaaaaaagtcaacaccaggccatggtggcacacatttttaatcccagcactcaggagacagaggcaggcagatctcttgtgagttgagggccagcctggtcttcagagcaagatccaagacagccagggctacacacactcacacatatacacacacacataaaagtctcaaaagaccaaaagtgaatgaataaataaaataaaaattaaaaaatcagctACCATATACTTTTAATCTCCAAACTCAAGTggtcagaggcaagcagacctctgtgagttggaggccattgTGGTCTACATAATGATATTCTGGCCAGTCAGAgctatcctgtctcaaaaaaaaaaaaaaaaaaaaaaaaaaaaacaattttctgtgtttttaatcaaaattaaaaataagtaagaggagccaggcagtgatggtgcacacctttaatcccagcactcgggaggcagaggcaggtggatctctgtgagtttgaggccagcctggtctatagagcaagttccagaacagccagggccacatagagaaaccctgactcgaaaaaaaaaaaaaaaaaaaaacacacaaacaaacaaaccaaaaaagaaacccttccttctctctgatggaggtgggtcttgtgttaatctgttgctttcattggttaattaataaagaaactgccttggcccatttgataggccaacccttaggtgggaggagtaaacagaacagaatgctgggagaaagaagccgagtgaggagacgccatgattctcccactccagacagatgcaggttaagatctttcctggtaagccagctcgtggtactacacagaatattagaaatgggtcagATCAATATGTAAgcgctagccaataagaggctggaactaataagtgggccaggcagtgattaaaagaatacagtttccgtgtaattatttcgagtaaagctaaccaggtggcgggacacagccccgccactcctattTCTACATTTCTCCTCCTCAGAAGCACAATAAAATTCAGATTATTATAAAGGAAACAAGAGCTGTAACAGTAAATGTTCCTAGctgctgctaagccatctctccagatccaaAGGCTGTTTTAAAAACTTGGGGATGGCACATATAATCCCTATATTAAGCATAAGAAAGGGAAATTGTGTGTCCACTGATCTGCCATAGCAAATAAGTCAGgaattatataaagaaaaacataaggaCATATTTATGTACAGTCCTAAAAAGCTGAGCCAAATATGTCACACTGTTGGTGAGCCTTTCTTCTTTATAATATTCTGAATTTTACTGTGCTTCTGAGGAGAGACAGAAGTTTTAAAGAAAGTATGTACTAGTTACATGTATAATAAACAGCAACACACACATGATTCTAAGTAGATAACATGAAGGTATTTAAACAGAATCAATAAAAGATCCCAACTGAAAGCAGTACCATGTTGGGAAAACTCAAACTCTCTGTGCCCCAATTTCTCATCTCTAATACAGAGATCATAATTACTTCTTACAATGATGATAATATGGGTGTGAAATAGTTACCGGTTAAAAGCAATCGGCACAGTGATTAAAAGATAAGCAAATGCATGTAAAACTAGAGCTTCgaagggcggtggtggcgcacaccttaaatcccagcacttgggaggtagaggcaggcggatctctgtgagttcgaggccagcctggtctacaaagggagttccaggacaggctccaaagctacagagaaaccctgtctcgaaaaaccaaaaaaaaaaaaaaaaaaaaaaaaaactagagcttCATAGAAACTGAGGGATGGTCTTGGCTCAGAAGCAGAGTGCTTACCCTGCATGttcaagaccctgggtttggtttgagtcccagcatcaTCAAAAGAGTTGACCCTTGGCTTCCTCCGGCTCAGGGACAAGACAATGGATAAATAACTGCTAAGTTATAACACTTACCTCTTGCTTCATCCTTTAACCTTTGTACTGAGACCAACAAAGACTCTTTTTCATCAAGTTCACTTTCTAAAAACGCATTTCGTTCAATGGCCTGATTTAGCCTTTGTTCAAAGTCTTCCAATGAAACTATTGttgccctttaaaaaaacaaatttaaaagccCATGAACTAAATAACATGTACAAACAGCTAGTACAAACGGAAGCAGTCAGTTTATCTCCTGCCGTTCCTGACCCAGTTTGGAGAATGATCTCACAAACATTAGCAGGTACCTACTCTGTGGCCTCCCATCCCCTGCTATCTGCTACAGAAATAAAATTCTCAACCTAAACTTAGAACTCAGAATGCCGATTCCAATATTATCAGTTACAGTCAGATGCCAAAATGTCTCTCCAAAGCGTTTCTCCTTGAGTCTTTGGCCCCAACAGTATTCCCTCTCCTgccttaattctttttttgtcatttgGATTACTGCTTAATGGTTTTATATCTCCTCCTTACTTAAACTTCTCAGTACTGACTTCtcaaatcaagatcagatatTACTCTTcgtttaagagagagagagagagagagactctcaaACAAAGCACACAGGGTTATTCCCGCCTGGCTCCAAGTACCTCCCATTCTCCTATTCTTCAGCCGTCACTGACTCGCCAATTAAAACAACCTCTTCTTGTCTCTCAGCTCTTCACTGTCTCTCCACCTAGTTATCTTTTCTTCCTAGCTggttacaaacacacataaaatcataCCCAGCAGACTTAGCTCCAATTTGTCAAAAGGCTCTCCAGTTCCCACAGGCACTATAGATGCTCTGGAGCAGCTTGTCCATTCTCTTACTGGAGCATTTATCATAGTAGGTGTTCTTAGAGATCAGCTCCAAGAACAGTAACTAGCATCATGTCAATCAAGAGTCAACTgataaatagtaaagaaaaagtactaggctgtgggctggagagggctcagcggttaagagcactggctgctcttccagaggtcctgtgttcaattcccaacagctacatggtagctcacaactgtctgtaataagatctggtgccctcttctggcaatcaggcatacatgcagacagaacattgcatacataataaataaatcaatctttaaaaaaaaaaattccaggcatgcctttaaaaccagcacttgggaggcagaggcaggagggatctctgtgtgttcgaggtcaGCCggactacaaagtaagttccaggacagcctggactattacacagagacactgtctcgaaaaccaaaaacttaaaaaaaaaaaaaaaaaaaaaaaaaaagagcgagtacttgctgcacaacaatgaggaccacttgagttcagtcccaacACCCAAATACCAAACTGGGTATGATTTTATGTGCGTCTGTAACCAGCATTATGaagagcagagacaagaggattaatTGTGAAAGTGCTTGGAAGGACTTTATTGAAGAAGATAAGGTTTTAGGGATATATGTTTTTAAGATGGTctgagcttgctatgtagactagaccggcctcaaactcagagacccacctgcctcagtctcccgtgtgctaggattataggtgtgcactactaAGCCtggcttgttgttttgtttcaggttttttttttttttttttttggttcctttcAATCTAATAAgtcatatataaaataagatagtAAAGGGGGAAATGGGTTCCTAAGATCCAGGTGAGAATGCACGGCACCCTTTACCTTTTCGCTCGCTCCAGGTCATCGTTGGCCTGCTCCAGCTCTCTCACATACTTATGAAGCTGCTCCTTAATGGCCCGGGTCTGACTTAAGTCATCTTCTAACACTGAGACCTGCTTGTAGCTCTGTGCATACTGATGCTCTAGTTTCTCCTGAAAGAAGAGATGCAGAGAAAGATCATGGTTAATATATCATCAtctattaataaaagaatttcacAAATTAAAGGGGGGGAAAAAGATCAAAGGACTTCACAATTTGAATTGATAGCAAACCCACTACTctttgtaataattttaaaatcacatgGACAAATCCATTATAAATGTCTTTAACTCATATGAAACTTATATAATAACCAttctctctcagaaaaaaaatgatctttcTGAAAAGTAATAGAATCCTTGCCTCAGCATCTAagcctgggggctggagatgaCTCCAGAAGTGATGCTCTTgtaaaggaccagagtttgattcccagcactcatgtcaagcggctcataaccacctgcaattccagctctaAGAGATCCAATGCGCTTTCTAGCCTATACTATACTAACATGGCACAGCCACACAgactcataattttaaaattaaatcttgaaaaacagaacataagccaggtatggtggcacatatctttaatccagcacttgggaagcagaagtagacagatctctgtaagttcaaggtcagcctggtctacaaagtgagctcaaggacagttagggctgttacacagagaagctctatcttgtggggaggggggaagaaaagaaaaaaaaggaaacataaacCTGACTGGGTAACTTCTAAGTTTGCAAGATGAGTGTAACCTGACAGAAATACTCTCAAGGACCCCAGAGGTTCCCAAATCACACAGGCCACTAATATTactcttggttgcccaccaaaACTTGATATTAAAACCATACTATTAGCTGGACAGTtaaatacatatatctatatataatttcTGGGTAATACACAATGAGGCAAGCAATTTGTCTAAACAAATAATCAGGAAGCTTTAGAAAATATAGAAACTAAAATATAGTGAGGAACATGACAGGCAGAAAACTGACAGCCATAAAATTCTATGAAAACTCCTAAACTCTGAACCACCTATTGgttctacattaaaaaaaaaaaaaattaaaaaatctaccttaagctttttaaaaatacatatattcttGGTTGCTTGCTTCTTTTAGTACTACTGAATAacacatttctcattttttaaatattaatatatttcatgTAGTGTATGTAGTATATGCTCTTGAGCACCTGTGTGAAGATCAGAAAACAATTTGAAGAAAAAGGTTCTCCTCTTCCATCATGTGGGgctcaggaatcaaactcaggtggtcaggcttacTGACAGGTGCCTTTACCAACCAAGCCATTTGGGCCTACATTTCTCATCTAGTAAACACCAGTGCACTAGACAGTACTGCACCCAGGGAAGTAGCCTCTGCCACAGTTACCTTTAACGCCTCCACTTCATACTTCAGTCTTTGGTTATCAGCTTGCAGGTCTCTATTTCTTTGTTCCGCCTGTACTAACTGTGCCTCCAACTCTGCTTCtaattctctgcttccttcctggaaTTCAACTAGCTCATCCCGAGCTTCCTGGAAGCTAAGCAGAAGTAAAGTGGGAAAGATGAGTTAATAGTTGAGTCTTCTCATATAATTCAGTAGTTTCTGAATGAAAATTAACGTTctcataaaatattaaacagtAAAAGAAATGTCTTGTACTTCTTGCTCCATATGTATTCAGGATTCAATAAAAAGTAATTATATGCCCTCCCCCGCAAAAAACCTATGTAAATCAGTAATTACAATATTTACGAAAGTAGTTctaatggctcaaaaccaccaGCTTCTCCCTCTATAAAATCAAAAGAGGAGGGGCATATGTATGTACTGAAGTAACTTCAATTGGGCATTAGTTTCCATTCTAATCAACAGAAGTCAACACATACTCTCAAATCACAATGGCTGGTGCAGACCTAAGCATCACTCACCCTTAGTACTAATTCAGAACAAGAAAGTTTACTATGCTTCTCCGTCTTTTTATCTAATGCACTAATACATTATTTTAACACTACAAACTAGTTTAATGCTTAGATAACTTTTTCAATACCTGGTTTCCTCTATAATTCCATtacttaattttcttcatttaaatgtATTCTAAAGCTGGgaggcggtggcgcatgcctttaatcccagcactcgggaagcagaggcaggaggatctctgtgagtttaagaccagcctgttctacaagagctggtttccaggacaggcttcaaagctacagagaaaccctgtctcgaaaaacaaacaaacatacaaacaaataaatgtattctAAGAAGGGGTTCATAGACTTCCCTGCCTCTGGAGGAATCTGTAACATTAGGACAAATGAAGAACCTCTGCTGGACGCAGAGCATCTTCAGCCCTTGGCCTGATAAAACCACAAGGAAAGACCAATGGGATGTGATAAGGCTTAGTTAACTCTGTCAATCAAAGGAGGAAAATGTATGTTTTAGTAAAATTTctaagctggagagaaggcttagtggttaagagcactggatgctcttccagaggaccagagttcaattcccaacatctacatggcagctcacaagcatctttaactctagtcccagaggatataatgccctcttctggtctgtatggtcaccaggcatgcacatggtgcacaggtataaattcaggcaaaacacccatactcataaaacaaaaacaaatctcaaaaaaaaaatatgtaagaaagtTTCAGTAAATAATATGAATTTAAGTTTTGAGGCCAAAGAGCTATTTTCTTTCCAACTAAGtaagatattattttataaaagcaattttATAAAATGCTCCATAGCTTGGAAATTCAGCTGCCTCCCAACACTAATAAGGCATTCctgagccgggcgttggtggcgcacgcctttaatcccagcactcgggaggcagaggcaggcgaatctctgtgagttcaagtccagcctggtctacaagagctagttccaggacaggctccaaaaccacagagaaaccctgtctcgaaaaaccaaaaaaaaaaaaaaaaaaaaaaaaataaggcattcCTGAAGAGACTAAAGTCTGTCTTAAGTATCTCAAATGAGCAAATGATGAGGGAGTACCAGTTCACACACGGAAGGCCAAAGACAGTCCCCAGACTAGTGACAAGTCACAGGAAGCAAGCAATCAGAAGAAATCATAGGTGGCACTATCGTTTCCTGCTATTTCAAATCGAAGAACTTAAAGATTGGTGGTAGTCTTATACTCTTTAAATACAAACAGTGTTATGACTATGGAACCACAATCCTAAACCTGAAGCTCTAAAGTTAGCTTTAtactccaaagaaaaacatgtgcaagCTATACATGGCATATTCCAAATCCCACCcctattttaatagtttttaaactCTACCTTTGCTTATACTTCAAGGAAAGTTCCTTCCAATAAGCAGTTTCTTCCTTTAAACTTGAAAAATCTGGTATATCTTCACCATCCATGATCAAGAAAGCCTGTGACATTAAAGACAAAGAAGCCAGTACGTGAGTGAAAGCATGGCATTGCATTTGGTAGTTTCCAAAGTTCTAGGAGTGGCTGGAACTTTCCTAAACTTAAGCACACATCCTACCTCACTCAGGGACAACCAACATTATGGAGAGAATCATGACAGATGACATCAACAGGGTCAGAGGGAACGAGGCATTGTCAGCTATAGCACTGGGTTCTAGGTAATCTGACCACAGAATTACCCTACATACAGTTCGAGTAGTTAGTTTATGGTCAACTGGTTTTCAGGGAATCcactgacagaaagaaaaaaaaagtcaaaaaagtcaaagaattTGCCACTCCACAGGTTTCCCTGATGTATATATAACTGCTTTAAAACACCTGCAATGGGTCTGGGTTATGGCTCAGGTGTTTAAGTGCTTGCCTAAGGTTCGATCTCTGGCAACACATGAAATCTCACACTGAGAATTAGAGGCGGGagctcatcctcagctacacagaaagttcaagggcagcctgggttacgtgagaccctgactcaaaaagaagtggggagggagagagaaaggatggaagggggaaagggagagggaggtaAAGGTCAAGAAGAAAGCTGCTTAGAACCCTCATGCCAAGTGAGACTACTACTTAGGCAAGACCTAAATCATATTCTTAAATCATACTCCTGAAAACATCCTCAGTCATCCTTCAACTCAACTTTGCCCCAATAGTCCACTCATCTCCAACTGCAATAATCTTTGTCTCAGTTCTTCCCCCAAGGTATTCACAGAGGGAGGGTCTAGTTGCTCTTGCCATTTCAACTAGGAAAAACACCCAAATGATCATAGGACAGTGTAAAAACATCAAGATGACTGGCCCACTCCAGATTCCTGCCACATCTTCCCTACAATCCCCTCTTTACTTCTGTCCCAGCACCACATCCACATAGCAGATCCACAATAATGTCTACTGAATTAAACCACAATGTGTGCCGGCCAGTAAGGACTGAAGAACAATCTAAAACAAACTAGAAAGCCTTGGAGATACAGAGAACTCAGAGCCCATCTAAACAATTCACTTCTGTGTTTAACAACAGCCCAGTCACAGACCACAGCACATAGAGAACTCAGATTCAGGTGTGTATACAAGACAGGCATGAGAACGATGTTCAGTGGGGGTGAAACTAAAAATAACTTGATATGCTCAATTTAATTCTTCTGAGGCACAGTACCAATTTTCCTTAACCATGTCTTTGCTGATCATCTATTATTATCTTGACATCTAATTAGTAAATCTTTCAGTTATCTTCCAATCACCCTAAAAGTTCTTTCAAAGAAAGAGATTCTAACACCTTGAATTCCTTTATGACAGTGAGTACATGATGCTCAGAGAAGGCACTTAATGCACCAATCATTTGCTGAATACTAGTAAGGTATTATTAAgcactatttatttatgtatttattgaccAGTTACACTGTTTTCTACTCTGATTACACCTACACCAGCACAGATTTGTCCATATCACTTTGTTCTTAGAGATGTCTTTATAGCACGAGAGTACTTTAATATGTGAACCACAAAGGGCTGGGAGTCCTGCTGAGGCTGGGCTCTAGGGTCCCAATTCTGCCATTAAATTACTCATACAAACCGTTACTCTCTTGGGGCTTCATCTAACAAAGGTGTGGACTATACTGGGTGGCTAACTATTTCAAGTATACATACTGACTAATAAATACTGACTGGTTCTATAATTCTGTCCCTTTGCCAAAGTCTCAGAAATTCCCATTTCACTTGCCCAAACAGCCACTGTTGACGTCTGGCAGTCAGTCTATGGATAAGGAAGGCTCTTCAGCAGCCACGGGCACTCGTTATCTCAAAAGATCCAAAGTACAGGCATCACCCTGTGGTATTGGAAACTTGTCAGAATTAATACCAACgtgggccggagagatggctcagcggttaagagtattgcctgctcttccaaaggtcctgagttcaattcccggcaaccacatggtggctcacaaccatctgcaatgaggtctggtgccctcttctggcctgcagacatacgcacagacagaatattgtataaataataaatttaaaaaaaaaaagaataccaacGTCTCCGTAAGTAATTTAACAATCCAGATGAAGACTAATTACAGGAAATATGTGGCAACACCTAGAGTTGAAACAACAATCCCTGTCTCCTCTAATGTGCTATGTAAGATCATTTCCAAAGTATTCCGAAAACTGCGATAAATTTTAATCTATATAACAAGAGCCAGAGAGAgcactcagcagttaggagcactggctgttcttccagaggaccagggtttgagtcctagcactcacatggcagctcacgaccatctgtgattccagttccacggggtctgatgccctccttctggtctctgtggacaccaggcaagCTAGTTGTGCATGCATGGGTATAGTTGTATacccatatacatgaaataattaaaaaatacaaataagaacaAATGTCCTCTAGGGGTGGGAGTATAAGTCAGTATAGGTATTGTGTTaggccctgggtttcattcctattataataagcaaacaaataaatccaaCCCTGCCCTCAAATTTAGATTAGTTATTTCAATACTGGCAACCACGTGTTAATAGGAAGCTCAAATGTCTAGTTTCTAATATAAAAGCCAATGAATTATGGATTTTTAGAATGTTATGAAGACCAGAGATGGCATGAGAAGCAAAGGTCCACGGCTGCTGATACTGTCTTCCACAGGAAACCAATAACGAGAGACTAAAGGTTACGTCTCTCTAGTTAGTTCCTTATTTATAATAAGACAGAAATATTATTTCTTCTGTCTTATTTATAAGTTCTTCCATATCACTCAAAATAAATGACCTGGAAGGCACAGGATGAAGGACATAGCAGCTCCACCCCAAGACTGCAATGAAGTCCCATGATAAAGCCTAGGCCAACAGCCCAGAGTAGCTCATATAGAAAGATGGCTCtcaaaaataaggagaaaaaaa
Coding sequences:
- the Ndel1 gene encoding nuclear distribution protein nudE-like 1 isoform X1, with product MDGEDIPDFSSLKEETAYWKELSLKYKQSFQEARDELVEFQEGSRELEAELEAQLVQAEQRNRDLQADNQRLKYEVEALKEKLEHQYAQSYKQVSVLEDDLSQTRAIKEQLHKYVRELEQANDDLERAKRATIVSLEDFEQRLNQAIERNAFLESELDEKESLLVSVQRLKDEARDLRQELAVRERQQEVTRKSAPSSPTLDCEKMDSAVQASLSLPATPVGKGTENSFPSPKAIPNGFGTSPLTPSARISALNIVGDLLRKVGALESKLAACRNFAKDQASRKPYIPGSVNCGVMNSNGPECPRSGRATFFHKGQEKVIFPTLFMGR
- the Ndel1 gene encoding nuclear distribution protein nudE-like 1 isoform X2: MDGEDIPDFSSLKEETAYWKELSLKYKQSFQEARDELVEFQEGSRELEAELEAQLVQAEQRNRDLQADNQRLKYEVEALKEKLEHQYAQSYKQVSVLEDDLSQTRAIKEQLHKYVRELEQANDDLERAKRATIVSLEDFEQRLNQAIERNAFLESELDEKESLLVSVQRLKDEARDLRQELAVRERQQEVTRKSAPSSPTLDCEKMDSAVQASLSLPATPVGKGTENSFPSPKAIPNGFGTSPLTPSARISALNIVGDLLRKVGALESKLAACRNFAKDQASRKPYIPGSVNCGVMNSNGPECPRSGRATFFHKGAVNGFDPAPPPPGLGSSRPSSAPGMLPLSV